A window of the Gossypium arboreum isolate Shixiya-1 chromosome 2, ASM2569848v2, whole genome shotgun sequence genome harbors these coding sequences:
- the LOC108466696 gene encoding transcription factor bHLH94-like: MALEAVVFQQDPFCYGGSGPCNTYGVGFQQQEENANYSNNGEMVSKSGGGGTRGSSSSSFMMHQTLKEWPWDFNSSSSPDIGFTTGGPIFSPTEAPAIDTRSCRRRRRRPKSVKNKEEIENQRMIHIAVERNRRRQMNDYLAVLRTMMPNSYVQRGDQASIIGGAINFVKVLEQILQSLEARKRMEKRSDITTFSSLFSDFFSFPQYSTSIQTETPGEPTAEKGSFPSCSSSSSVADVEVTMVDSHANVKILSKKHPKQLFNMVSGLHSLGLFVLHLNVTSVENRVLYSLSVKVEENCQLNTVNEIAAAVYEMVDRFQEEAAA, translated from the exons ATGGCGTTAGAGGCTGTAGTGTTTCAGCAAGACCCTTTCTGCTATGGCGGAAGTGGACCATGCAACACCTATGGCGTTGGTTTTCAACAACAAGAAGAAAATGCTAATTACAGTAACAATGGAGAAATGGTTTCCAAAAGTGGAGGAGGAGGAACTAGGGGGTCTTCATCGTCTTCTTTCATGATGCACCAAACCTTAAAGGAATGGCCATGGGATTTCAACTCTTCTTCTTCCCCGGATATTGGCTTTACCACCGGTGGACCGATATTCTCTCCGACGGAAGCACCAGCAATCGACACCCGGTCTTGCCGACGGAGGAGACGGCGACCCAAAAGTGTCAAGAACAAAGAAGAAATAGAGAATCAAAGGATGATTCATATTGCTGTGGAAAGAAATAGGAGGAGACAAATGAATGATTATCTTGCTGTTCTTAGGACTATGATGCCTAACTCTTACGTTCAAAGG GGGGACCAAGCATCAATCATTGGGGGAGCAATTAATTTCGTAAAGGTGTTAGAGCAAATTCTTCAATCTTTAGAAGCTCgaaaaaggatggaaaaaagatCAGACATCACCACTTTTTCATCACTCTTCTCGGATTTCTTTTCCTTTCCTCAGTACTCAACCAGTATCCAGACGGAGACCCCCGGCGAGCCCACGGCGGAGAAAGGGTCGTTTCCGTCGTGTTCTTCATCATCCTCAGTTGCGGATGTTGAAGTAACAATGGTGGATAGCCATGCAAACGTGAAAATACTATCAAAAAAACACCCAAAACAGCTCTTCAACATGGTATCCGGGCTTCACTCTCTAGGCCTATTCGTGCTTCACCTTAACGTTACATCTGTTGAAAATAGGGTCCTTTATTCCTTGAGTGTCAAG GTTGAAGAGAACTGTCAGCTAAATACGGTGAATGAAATTGCAGCCGCAGTTTATGAAATGGTGGATAGGTTTCAAGAAGAGGCAGCTGCTTAA